In Streptomyces chartreusis, the following proteins share a genomic window:
- the fabG gene encoding 3-oxoacyl-[acyl-carrier-protein] reductase, which yields MIALVSGGSRGIGRSIVLRLARDGHDVAFCYRSNEDAAERLAKEAAEHGTRVTATRCDVADGDDVRDWFTRTERELGPVDAAVTSAGITRDRPLVLMPEDDWNQVLRTNLDGVYHVCRAAAFSMSKRKSGAIVNLSSVAGVYGNAGQANYAASKAGIIGFTKSLAKECGPRGVRANVVAPGLIETDMVGEMPEAVLQKQLKNVALGRLGRPEEVADLVSFLVSERAAYITGSVFEIHGGGTF from the coding sequence ATGATCGCGCTGGTCAGCGGCGGTTCCCGGGGCATCGGCAGGTCGATCGTGCTGCGCCTGGCGCGGGACGGGCACGACGTCGCCTTCTGCTACCGCTCCAACGAGGACGCCGCCGAGCGCCTCGCCAAGGAGGCCGCCGAGCACGGCACCCGGGTCACCGCGACCCGCTGCGACGTCGCCGACGGGGACGACGTACGCGACTGGTTCACCCGCACCGAGCGTGAGCTCGGCCCCGTCGACGCGGCCGTCACCTCCGCCGGCATCACCCGGGACCGGCCACTGGTGCTGATGCCCGAGGACGACTGGAACCAGGTGCTGCGCACCAACCTCGACGGCGTGTACCACGTGTGCCGGGCCGCCGCGTTCTCCATGAGCAAGCGCAAGTCGGGCGCCATCGTCAACCTGTCGTCGGTCGCCGGGGTCTACGGCAACGCGGGCCAGGCCAACTACGCCGCCTCCAAGGCCGGGATCATCGGCTTCACCAAGTCCCTCGCGAAGGAGTGCGGGCCGCGCGGTGTGCGCGCCAACGTGGTCGCGCCGGGCCTCATCGAGACGGACATGGTCGGCGAGATGCCGGAGGCGGTGCTCCAGAAGCAGCTGAAGAACGTGGCGCTGGGCCGCCTCGGCCGGCCCGAGGAGGTGGCCGACCTGGTCTCCTTCCTGGTGTCGGAGCGGGCCGCGTACATCACCGGATCGGTCTTCGAGATCCACGGCGGCGGCACCTTCTGA
- a CDS encoding beta-ketoacyl synthase N-terminal-like domain-containing protein yields MSTATARPEATLPPGTPVITGWSAVSPYGIGREEFAAGVRAGAKTAVKADAGLGPLPSSDVCTVPGFDIQEQLGPRGTAKMDRLTALALVASDGLLLDADGNRAVATDELTGVVLGITMGSLENVTDFLRQSYTNARPFYVDAGRIPFGSLNHAAGATAIRHDLKGPNTTVAGGRVSGLLALNYARRLMGQGRATKYLVGSAEEFSAAHAWFEHTATASGDPAPLLGEGCGLFLVEQAEAAERPPLAAVLSVETRVDIDDDPGAAVTACARRALQRAGVDAGEVWAAVPCAAPTAAGRAEHEALAALVPADALSRVPSMELLGDTSAASASFQIAAVLAVAEADADSRGRTALVSAVDRDGAVAVAVLRLMGEQR; encoded by the coding sequence ATGAGCACCGCAACAGCCAGACCGGAGGCCACGCTGCCGCCCGGCACACCCGTCATCACCGGCTGGTCGGCGGTCTCGCCGTACGGCATCGGCCGTGAGGAGTTCGCCGCCGGGGTGCGCGCCGGGGCCAAGACGGCCGTCAAGGCGGACGCGGGCCTCGGACCGCTGCCGTCGTCCGACGTGTGCACGGTGCCCGGCTTCGACATCCAGGAGCAGCTCGGCCCGCGCGGCACGGCCAAGATGGACCGGCTCACCGCGCTCGCCCTGGTCGCCTCCGACGGACTGCTCCTGGACGCCGACGGCAACCGGGCCGTGGCCACCGACGAGCTGACCGGTGTCGTCCTCGGCATCACCATGGGCAGCCTGGAGAACGTCACCGACTTCCTGCGCCAGTCGTACACCAACGCCCGCCCCTTCTACGTCGACGCGGGCCGCATCCCCTTCGGCAGCCTCAACCACGCCGCCGGTGCCACCGCCATCCGGCACGACCTCAAGGGTCCCAACACCACGGTCGCCGGCGGTCGGGTCAGCGGGCTCCTCGCACTGAACTACGCGCGTCGCCTGATGGGTCAGGGCCGGGCGACGAAGTATCTGGTGGGCTCCGCCGAGGAGTTCTCCGCCGCGCACGCCTGGTTCGAGCACACCGCCACCGCTTCCGGCGACCCGGCCCCGCTGCTCGGGGAGGGCTGCGGACTGTTCCTGGTCGAGCAGGCGGAGGCCGCCGAACGCCCGCCGCTGGCCGCCGTGCTGAGCGTGGAGACCCGCGTCGACATCGACGACGACCCCGGCGCGGCCGTCACCGCCTGCGCCCGCCGCGCCCTTCAGCGGGCCGGCGTCGACGCCGGCGAGGTGTGGGCGGCCGTGCCGTGTGCCGCGCCCACCGCCGCCGGACGCGCCGAGCACGAGGCCCTCGCCGCGCTGGTGCCCGCCGACGCGCTGTCCCGCGTGCCGTCCATGGAACTGCTCGGCGACACCAGTGCCGCCTCCGCGTCCTTCCAGATCGCCGCGGTGCTCGCGGTCGCCGAGGCCGACGCGGACTCCCGGGGCCGTACCGCCCTGGTCTCCGCCGTCGACCGTGACGGCGCCGTCGCCGTGGCGGTCCTGCGACTGATGGGGGAGCAGCGATGA
- a CDS encoding beta-ketoacyl-[acyl-carrier-protein] synthase family protein, whose product MSTATARRRVVLTGFGVISSIGTGVEEYTAGLRSGRSGARPITRFDTEGFGQNTACEVPDFEPGRWIHNVPLDDMGRAGQYAVAAARMAVDDAGLTEDDLGERQAVITVGTTDGESHDIAVLLEQELAAGDPEAMDPVLSRRINAGRLSTVIARELRMPNVEATTVTTACAAGNYSIGYGLDSIRSGEVDIALCGGADAVCRKAFALFKRFGALTPDVVRPFDKDRQGILTGEGAGILVLESLESALARGARIHAEVLGYGLSCDAAHPTAPNRDGIARGIRLALDDAGVKQEEIDFISAHGTGTKANDKTESAAIVDVYGDAPPRTVAVKSMLGHSMGAASALGAIACGLAIEHGFIPPTINHRETDPDCPLDVVPNQAVEADVRIVQNNSSAFAGNNAVLILGTYGE is encoded by the coding sequence ATGTCCACCGCAACCGCACGCCGCCGGGTCGTCCTGACCGGCTTCGGGGTGATCTCCAGCATCGGCACGGGGGTCGAGGAGTACACGGCGGGGCTGCGGTCCGGCCGCTCCGGAGCGCGGCCCATCACCCGGTTCGACACCGAGGGCTTCGGCCAGAACACCGCCTGCGAGGTCCCCGACTTCGAGCCCGGGCGCTGGATCCACAACGTCCCCCTGGACGACATGGGCCGCGCCGGCCAGTACGCGGTCGCCGCCGCGCGGATGGCCGTCGACGACGCCGGGCTCACCGAGGACGACCTCGGCGAGCGGCAGGCCGTCATCACCGTCGGCACCACCGACGGGGAGTCGCACGACATCGCCGTGCTGCTGGAGCAGGAGCTGGCCGCCGGGGACCCGGAGGCGATGGACCCGGTGCTGTCCCGCCGTATCAACGCGGGCCGGCTGTCCACCGTCATCGCCCGCGAGCTGCGCATGCCGAACGTGGAGGCCACCACCGTCACCACGGCCTGCGCGGCCGGCAACTACTCCATCGGCTACGGCCTGGACTCGATCCGCTCCGGCGAGGTCGACATCGCGCTGTGCGGCGGCGCGGACGCCGTGTGCCGCAAGGCGTTCGCCCTGTTCAAGCGGTTCGGGGCGCTCACCCCCGACGTGGTGCGGCCCTTCGACAAGGACCGCCAGGGCATCCTCACCGGCGAGGGCGCCGGCATCCTCGTCCTGGAGAGCCTGGAGTCCGCCCTCGCGCGCGGCGCCCGGATCCACGCCGAGGTCCTCGGCTACGGCCTGTCCTGCGACGCCGCGCACCCCACCGCGCCCAACCGCGACGGCATCGCCCGCGGCATCCGCCTCGCCCTCGACGACGCCGGCGTCAAGCAGGAGGAGATCGACTTCATCTCCGCGCACGGCACCGGCACCAAGGCCAACGACAAGACCGAGTCGGCCGCCATCGTCGACGTGTACGGCGACGCCCCGCCGCGCACCGTCGCCGTGAAGTCGATGCTCGGTCACTCGATGGGCGCGGCCAGCGCGCTCGGCGCCATCGCCTGCGGCCTCGCCATCGAGCACGGGTTCATCCCGCCCACCATCAACCACCGCGAGACCGACCCGGACTGCCCGCTCGACGTCGTGCCCAACCAGGCCGTCGAGGCGGACGTGCGGATCGTGCAGAACAACTCCAGCGCCTTCGCCGGCAACAACGCCGTCCTGATACTCGGCACGTACGGGGAGTGA
- a CDS encoding acyl carrier protein, which translates to MTTVAPQHLSRIREIIAENIDVDLDGLSDTALFIDELGADSLKLIDVLSALEMEYSIVIDMNELPKMTNVEATYQVTAAAAGW; encoded by the coding sequence ATGACCACGGTCGCACCCCAGCACCTCTCCCGTATCCGGGAAATCATCGCCGAAAACATCGACGTCGACCTCGACGGGCTTTCCGACACCGCCCTGTTCATCGACGAACTCGGCGCGGACTCGCTGAAGCTCATCGACGTCCTCAGCGCCCTGGAGATGGAGTACTCCATCGTCATCGACATGAACGAACTGCCCAAGATGACCAACGTGGAGGCCACTTACCAGGTGACCGCCGCGGCCGCCGGTTGGTGA